AATACTTCTCTTGTAACCTTTCTTAGAAATCCTCTCTAGAAATAATTTTCTATTATTCAAGATATTGCCATTAAACTATGACGACTACGGAAATTCCCATGCAGCAAGATGAAAGTATCAAAGAATTTGATACTGAAGACTAACCGAATATAATTACAATTTTTTATTATTCTGAGTAAGTTTTGGATAGAATAAACATTTCATAAATTTCATTGATTGTTTAAGAAGTTTTCCATAAATTATACTCTTTTATAATACGGAATTAATTAAATGTCTGTTAATAACTCTCTTGGATTTAATCTTAACGCAAGATCTTTCGTTCCTGCAACCACCTCAAAAGTTCCGGAAGTAGAATTCAACCCTGAATATACTGCGCAGAAGACATATTCAGAACTGGGAAGCCGTCTCTCTTTCTCGATGATAGGCACAAAAGTTTTACGTGTTTACCCATGTACTGTAGGCGGAGAGCATCTTTGGACATTTGTTCCTCCTTCTTTGTTCCTTGATGATATTCGAAATTCATCCCTGATTTTCTCTCGTTTTGTGGATAGAAAACCTCTTTTTATAGTGAATGGAAAAGAAACCTTTTTTTTACCCGAATTTAATGATGCCAATTGGATCACAGAAGAGGATTTTCTAAACCACCGCGAAAAAATACGCGAAAAGACTGCTCCACGTTTACATGGGGCTAATCCGTCAAATTCCCACCAAGAAGTGATCTCTGCAGGAAAAGTGAATGCCCGGTCGCTCACCCCCCAAGATAAAGGTAAAAAGTTTGTCCGTATCACGCCCATGGTTGATGAAGCCGTATGCGAATATTATTGGGATTTTGTGCCGAAAGACAATGAAACGCCTCAGGAGTTGCAGAATAGGATCCCTTTTCTAACAGCTCTGACGGATGAGACAATGACTTTCTCTTTACATAGGCAAGACGAAGAATACCCCATAGAATGTAATGAGGCTGTATGGATAACTATTAATGAATACTTTGCTTATAAAAAAGAACATGGTCCTGCTGCAGACGCTCCTAAATGGGGAGCTCACCCCGTCAAATTGCAGCTCATTGTTTCGGATGAGAAATTTCCACTTTTATCAGAGGCTGATATAGGGAAGATTTTTGTACGCAGCTACCCCCATTACGACCAAAAAAATCATGCGTATCAATGGTGTTACATCTGTGAGCCTAAAACTCTGGATGTACGCAAGCTCGCTTTAGTATTAAGAAAGATAACATCTACAGACTTAATCTTTTCCTACTTTAAAGAGGGTAATGCTTCTGAACAGGGGTTCCGTATGGATACCAAATGGAATGATGGGTATTGGACACCTGTGGATACCTATTGCGAAAAACAAGGTTTCAGCTTTTTCGAAAATGATCCAGCATTTATGCATCTACCCGGATACGTTTTTCGCAGATCTTTTAAAGAGCTGGAAGGCGAGAAAATCTCGGATGATTTGATAGGAAAAAAACTCGTTCGACTGCATCCTTATTTAAGTAAGACAACGTACAAATGGAAATATATTCCCAAAGAAGCAACTCCAAAAGCTGTCGTGGACGCAGCTGTAGAGTTATCTAAGAAAGATGGAAAGTATTTTGTGGGGAAGTATTCCCGTCCCTGCAACGATAATTACTGGATGGAGCTGAACCAATTTTTCAAAAAACTCAATTTAACTTATGTTTACGAACCTGTGGACGGGCATCATCCTACAAACCCCGAATGGAAAGTATTTCCTGAGTTAGGCGAGCCCCTATCAGAAAAGCATATCAATAAAAGAGTTGTCCGCGTCTATCCTTACCTTGAGAAGGAAAAATTCCAATGGGATATCATCCCTCGTCTATTAACCATTAACGCGCTAATTGATGTCAGCGCATACGTAAGAAGCAGTAATAAATTATTTTTAGATAAGTATAATTACCTAACGCCAAATGTATTGAAAGACAGCTACTGGATAGAAATTAACGAGTTTATTTCTAAATTAGATTTGCCTTATGAATCTGCTCCTGTAGACGGACGTCATCCCGTCAATAAAACCAGAGTTTATACGGAGTGGGGAGAAAAACTCTCAGCTAAACATATCGGCCGTAACGTCCTTCGTGTCTATCCTTACAAGGAAGAGAAAAACATGCGAGATGTGCAAATAAGACGTTATAATTGGCAGTTTATTCCAAATAAAGAGACCTACGATGAAGTAGAAAGTGCAAGTTATGAAATCGACGAATTCAAGGGCAGACTGCATCATAATTATTTTTCAAATTACTTTTCCAGAAACAATGATCTTAGACCCTTTGAAGAAGATAGTTTTTGGATGAGTTCTGATGAGTTTATGGAAAAATTGAATATTCCTTTCCCTTACGGCCCTGTCGATGGACACCACCCCGAACGCCCCCAACAGAAAGTTTATCCGGAGTGGGGTGAAAAACTCTCTGAAAAGCATATAGGCCAGCATATGGTACGGGTATATCCTTCACGTGATATGAGATACATCTGGGACTATATCCCCCTTAAAGCTAAACGTAAGCACATCAATTGTCTAAAACTACACCGCACAAAAGAGGGACAATATTATTTAGGGCGTAATGAGTCCAAAAGAGCGGTAGAAGACTCCTACTGGCTTACGGCAAAGGAATTCGCAGAAAAACTTAATATTCCTTTACGTAATGCACCTGTGAATGGATCCGACCCCGCTCGTCCTGAAAGAAAAGTATATCCGGAATTGGGTCGCATATTAAATAAGGACCATATTGGAAAGATGGTCAAACGTGTTTATCCATTTCACCGGAAATTGTCCTACTGGTGGGATTATATCCCTATGAGCGGCTCCGAAGAAAACGTAAAAGACTCTCTGCTCAGACCTTTGACGATACTCTCAGAAATCAAGGATGACGGATCCTTAGTCATAAAACAAAGTGAAGGATCATTTTCACTAAGTAAAAAATGGAATGATGGAAATTGGGCGTTGGCAGAAGATATCTTTGCTCATGCTGTAAGCAAGCGTTTTCTACCGGAACCTCCTGCCATATCTTTATCTGTCTATCCTCAACAGAAGGCTTCTGCATTATTAGGTCAAAAACTTAAGGAGGTCTATGTTAAAGAGGCGAAGTTCATCCGTTCATACCCCAACATAGAAATGACCGACCAAGCCTCCCAGTGGAGATTTATTCCTGAAAAACTCACCCTCAAGGCAGTTTTAAAAGCCGCAGAGGAAGTTGAACAATTTTTTAAAGAAAAAGATGTGAAGGCATGGAGTGGTTTCAACCTGCCTGAGATATGGAATGATACACATTGGATCACTGTAGACAAATACTGCGAACATTATGGCATCGAGAAAAAAGAAACCCTTAGAAAAACCATAAAAGAATGGTTTAATAAGATTAAGAAGCATTGCGCAACATATCTTTACTCAGAAAATTATATATATCAAGAAATGCCCACACCAAAACCAGAAACAACCTCTGCCACGGATAGTTCAAAAAAGAAAGATCCAAAAGATCCTTATGAAATTTTAGGAGTACCGCGTACGGAACAGGATTTTGCCGTATTCAAAATGGCATATCGAAAACTTTCACGAAAATACCATCCGGATAAAAACAAGGATCCTATTACACACGAAAAATTCAAAACGCTTAAACCTGCGCTAGAAACTATTAGAAAAAATCTATTAGGTAAGACGGGATTCTTTATGTTTGATCCCAACCTTACATTGGAAGAAACTTTTAAGCTGGCAAAGGAATATTATGACAGTCTTGTAGGAAAAAAACGCTTAATCGAACTTTCCCATCATAAAGAAACCTTGTCCCAATGGAATAACTTTTTGTTGGAGTATCAAAAATGTTTGGATCTTCCTTCAGAAGACAAGCTTTTAAAACTCTTTGTCAAACGACAATCTATGTTCATTCAGGAGGAATATGATTTTTACAATGTGTTGGTCTTGCTTAAAGAATTGAACTACCCTACAAAATGGATGACGAAGGATGAAGGGCATGCGTTATTACTGACCAATAGGGAAAAAATATATGCGCTCTACCAGGAATGGGTTCAGAAGGGAATAAGTGGTTTCAAAACATATGAGCTCGCTAATGTTCACATCTCCGTTTATTTATACGTCATCGACAGTTACATCGCTTGCACAAGGCAACTTGTGGATTTATCTGTAATGGAAGGGGATAAAGCCCAAGCTTTTGATCTACGAGAAAAACTGAGTGAATGGATTGATAGCGCTCGCAAAGAGTTGGAGCAAATGCTCTCGCGTGCCTATAAGAATACCAGGGAGTTTGATCTTTTAGTTTTATTCCATAATGATAAACCAAATTTTACTGTTCCCGATTTCGGAGTACCTCAAGAAGAGAGTGCTTCTACTGAAAATAAAGAAGAAAATAGCTCTGTAGATAACGATTCTGATTCAGAAGAATTATTAGAAATTGATTCCGGAGAGATGCCGCATATAAAAAGTGCGCCAACAGACCCTATGCTCACTTTAGAGTATACGGAGGAATGGGAAAGGAATAAAGAGGCTGCTACTGAAGAGACAAGTGCGGTTCAAGATTCTAATGCTGCCCCTGTGGACAATACTGAAACGGAGATTGAGCTTAAGAAGAAAGGTAAAAAACCGACACTAAGCAAAAATATAAAACAGAACTTAAAACACTTAGACGTACATGTAAAATGGCTAGGGTTTTATATAAGCATGTCCTAGTATAGAAGTGCGGAGACTTGTCTCCGTTTTCCCTGTCCTCGACTTGTCGAGGACACTTAATCTTTTGAATAACATTGTGTAAGATGCCCTCGACAAGTCGAGGGCAATGAAAGCGGCGACAAGTCCTTGCGGTTCTACATAACTTTCTATTGAATAATTTTAAGGATTACTCTCCATTACTCATACGTAACTGCGAAGCAGTATTTTGCCACGAAGTGGCTACATTAGTGATTCATTCTAGCCTAATCTTAAATCTGCCGCCACTTTGTGGCTTGATTCTAGGGGTACCCTTTCCATGCGTTTTTCGCTTCGCTCATTCACACATGGCTAACATCATGTAGCCACTTCGTGGCAAAATACTGCTTCGCAGTCAGTAAATATAAGAAAATTGTCAATAGAAAGTTATGTAGAACTCCTATACTAAGAGATAGTTTTGCTAAAATTAATATAATACAGGCTTAACACGTGCGTAAACAGCTTCACGTTGCGTGCCATTGATGATGTAAAAGGAATCAAAGTGGGTCTCATCAAAATTCGCTCCTATACAAACAGTATTGCCCGAGGAGAAATAACCTAGTTTTTCTTTAAGCATCCAAACAGATCCGTCATTAAGGGTCAGTTTTTTAGCGGAAGGTGTCGGTCTTTTATTTTTAGGTGTTGTTGCATCAGGCGCTTCGGTGTTCTCATAGATTTTCTCACAGGCGACAACATATTTAGGTTGCGACGCATGTCTTGCTAACATCACGCGAATTTTTTCGCCATTGTTGTGGTTGACGAGTTCGAATTTATGCTCTCGTTTGAAGAAGTACCAGGTTGGTCGGACACCTACATGCACCCAATCGCCTGGAACGAAACGGTTTAGTTTTTGGCTGTCTTCAGGGTGAGTCTTCCAAGCAGATCCGTCACTCAATACGATGGTTGCATCACCTGCAAATTGGTTATAGCGATCGCCCTCATAGGTATAAAAGGTGGAGACCCGCTGCATGATCGCAGGATAAGACTCTAATCGCGCTTTAGCGGAAAGGACGGTAACAAATGTCATGCAAAGCATTAAGGCTAAACAGATTTTACGTAACATACTTAAACTCTCGTTGTTTTTTTGTTTCCAGAAGTTCACTTTTCAAGAAGTTTAAGAGATTAAATTAAATGTTGTATTAAGAAAAATAAAATAAGAAATAAAATTAAAGAAAGGCCTTCGCTTGAACTGTTGAAAGAGACTTTGACATTATACCCTATGCACCTTACGATAGTAGGTCAATTTTAAACTTATAATATTATTAGCGGAGTTTCTTTATGGCTATTAGTGTATTTGACCTTTATTCGATCGGAATAGGTCCGTCTAGCTCGCATACTGTAGGACCCATGCGCGCAGCTCGTCGTTTTGCACTAGAGCTCAATGACTTAAAACTTTTGTCCGAAACGGGGCGTATTAAAACAGAACTTTATGGATCACTGGCGCTCACAGGGAAAGGTCATAATACCGACATCGCAATATTATTGGGATTAAGTGGTTACACTCCCGAAGGTGTGAATCCCGATGCTGTCCCGGAAATTACATCTTCCATTCGTAACAACCGTAAACTCAGTATACTTCTGAAACATGAAATGACGTTCAATGAAGCGGACGACTTATTATTTCATGGAGACAAACTATTACCTTACCATCCCAATGGGATGCGATTCAGCGCGTTTGACATAAATGGCAAGTTGCTCCTTGAAAAAGTTTTTTATTCTGTCGGCGGGGGATTTATTGTAGATCATTCCGAAGCTGCGAGAGATGACACGCTCGGCGACCATCATCACCCTTTACCCCATCCATTTGCCACAGCCGAAGCCATGCTGGATCACTGTCGTACCCATAACTTTTCTATAAAGGAGCTTATGCTCCGCAATGAACTGACCTGGAGAACTCAAGAAGAAATCCATGCAGGGATTTTAAGAATTTGGGAAGTGATGTGTTTCTGTACAGAAAGGGGATGCCATCAAGAAGGAATTCTTCCCGGCGGATTAAATGTCCGTCGCCGTGCAGCAAAACTTTGGCAAAGCCTGGAGCAACGCAAAAAAGAAGGCAAAGAATCCCCTGCGGAAGTTATGGAATGGGTAAGTCTTTGGGCTTTAGCGGTTAATGAAGAAAATGCCGCCAGTGGCAGAGTCGTCACTGCCCCTACAAATGGTTCAGCGGGGGTTATACCGGCCGTACTACACTATCTTGTAAAATATTATCCCGAGATCGACGAAGAAGGAATCATTACCTTCTTCCTAGTTTCAGGCGCCATAGGCATTCTCTATAAAGAAGGGGCTTCTATCTCTGCTGCTGAAATGGGCTGTATGGGTGAAGTCGGCGTAGCGTGTTCGATGGCCGCTGCCGGATTAACCGCCGCTCTCGGCGGTACGAATGAGCAGATAGAAAATGCTGCCGAAATCGGAATGGAACATAATTTAGGGTTAACTTGCGATCCCATCCTAGGCCTTGTCCAAATTCCGTGCATCGAAAGAAATACAATGGGAGCGGTAAAAGCTATCAATGCAGCATTATTAGCTCTTGCAGGGGATGGGTTACATCGTGTATCTCTAGATCAAGTAATAGCAACAATGCGGCAGACCGGCAAAGACATGAAGAGCATCTATAAAGAGACTTCTCAAGGCGGCCTTGCTGTCAACGTACCCGAGTGTTAAAACCATGGAAACAGAAATCAAGCGTGATGTGATCAGGGTAGACGAACGTCATCCCATACAATTCAAAGTCGGCCATCAGAACCTTTTTGGGATGATGCATATGCCTTTGATAGGACAGAAAGTTCCTGCCGTACTTATCTGCCATGGTTTGGGCGGAGATAAAAATGGCCGCTACCGCGCCTATGTCATCCTTGCCCGTATGTTAGCAGAGAACGGCATCGCCTGCATGCGCTTTGATTATCGCGGCTGCGGTGACAGTGAAGGGGAATTTAGCCAAGTCACATTAAGCTCCCAAGTTGAAGATGCTATTGCGGCCTCTCACTTCTTGCAACACTATCCCGGCATTGACAACACGCGTTTGGGGATTTTTGGGCGTTCTTTCGGAGGGCTTATAGCCGTTCATGCTGCAGCAAAGACGAAAGCATTTTGCAGTATAGGACTTTGGTCTGCAGTGTTTAATGGCGAACCATGGCGCGAAATCTGGGAACAGGCGCAAATGGGGACATTGCCTCAAGAACACTACAATGCAGCTATGACTGTTAACGGTCATATTGTGGACGTACAACTATGGAAAGAGCTGTTCATGTCCGATACTTCAGGCTCATTAGGACATCTTCATGATATTCCTCTGCTTCATATTCACGGCGAAAAAGACGGCCGTGTCAGCGTAAGCCAAGCGGACGAGTATCACAAAATTCGCGAAGCTGCCCAAGCACCGAATCATTTTCTCCGTCTCAAAGAAAGTGATCATGATTTCAGCAATATCTGGGAAAGGGAAGAAGCTTTTGAATCTACCCTAGATTGGTTCAGGCAGACACTATAGATAATAATAGTTTACTGACTGCTTCGCAGTCAGTAAACGTAAGAAGGTTATCAATAGAAAGTTATGCAAAATTGCAAGGACTTGCCGCCGTTTGAATTTCCAAACAAAAAGTTCTACATCAGGTAATTTTCTTGCTAGAGAAAATATGCCGACATATGAAATGTTAGGAGTTTTTGAAAAACTTTCTATTATGGATGGCCATGTCAGTGCATTCCTCTTGCAGCCCTTTACAACTCCAGCGTCAGCAATATCAGCCTAAGCTACCCTCCATCTTGGAGCATTTAAGGCAAGTCGGCGGCCATTTCAAAGCCCTTGACGGTAATGAAGCCGATCCTTCGATTTTAAGTCTTTTCCCCCAGACCAAGGATCAGGATGAAATTGTATTCTCTATTCAGTCTGGCTTACCGGCCCATACGCCCAAGAGGGTAGGGGTGCTTTTCTCCGGAGGACAAGCGTCCGGAGGGCATAATGTGATCACCGGCCTTTTTGATGCTTTAGTTAATCTGCATCACGAAAGCCGCCTTTTTGGATTTCTAGGGGGGCCTTCCGGTCTGATTTCTGATCAGCATGTTGAAATCACACACGACCTTGTCCAAAAGTACCGCAATCAAGGCGGCTTTGATATGATCGGTTCAGGCAGGACTAAAATAGAAACGTCAGCTCAATATGAGGCAGCCCTTTATACTGCAGAGCACCTAAAGTTAGATGCTATCGTTATCATAGGGGGAGATGATTCTAATACGAATGCGGCGTTACTTGCAGAATTCATTAAATCTAAAGGCCGCAATATCTGTGTTATTGGCGTCCCAAAAACGATAGATGGCGACCTGAAAAATGAGCATATCGAAATTTCGTTTGGCTTCGATACGGCAAGCAAAACCTTTGCCGATATCATCGGTAATATTGCACGTGATGCCCTCTCGGCAAAAAAATACTATCACTTTATACGGTTAATGGGGCGCTCTGCCTCTCACATCGCTTTGGAATGCGCACTGCAGACTCATCCTAATTATGTTGTGATTGCGGAGGAAGTATTGGAAAAAGCTAAAACACTGCAAAATATTACGGATGAAATCTGCGATGTCATCAGCCGGCGCGCTGCAGCAGGGAAAAACTACGGCATTATCTTGCTGCCGGAGGGGATTATAGAATTCATTCCGGAATTCCGTTTACTCATCAATGAACTTAATACCGTTTTAGCACCGGATAAACCGCACGCTCTAGCGCTGGATGCAGCAACTGATAAAAAGGCTCTTTTATCTACATTGCTTTCTGACGCATCCAATCAGTGTTTTAAATCAATACCGCAGGCCATTCAAGAGCAGCTATTAATGGACCGTGATCCGCACGGTAATGTGCAGGTATCTAAGATTGAGACGGAGAAATTATTTATTACAGCCGTTGAAAAAGAGCTGGAAGAACGGAAACAGAAGGGTCTTTTTCAAGGAAAGTTCAGCGCTCAGGGGCACTTTTTGGGATATGAAGGACGTAGTTGCTACCCTTCAAATTTTGATTCCCAATATTGTAATGCCCTAGGTTACGTAGCGGCGCTGCTAATTCAGATGAGAGCTACGGGGTATATTGCCACAGTAAGTCGGCTTGCAGAAGCCGTAGACGAATGGCAGTGCGGGGGGATTCCTCTTGTGAAGATGATGGCAATGGAAGAAAGGCACGGAAAACAAAAGCCGGTCATAAAAAAAGCTTTGGTAGACCTTAATAATGCTCCGTTTAAAACGTTAGCAAAATTACGTGACAGCTGGGTACAGGAAGATAAATATTGTTTTCCGGGACCTATACAATTTGCGGGGTTGCCTGCTTTGACGGAGGGGCGTACTTTTACTCTATTGTTGGAGAGCTCAAAAAATTTACAATAGTTATCCTTGTTATATATCATAGTTGTTGTTGAGTTTACTTTTTTATAAATAAAAACTATTGTATGATTCTGTTTTTATATTATATATAAGTTTATGCGTACAATTATTTTACCCGATAACGAAGCTGCTAATGTTCATGTGCATGAGAAGCATTACAATTCTTCAAAGCAACCTTCGGTTTCTTTTTCCGGACGTGAATATGAAATTATTCGCTATGAGAAGCAATGCAAAAGCCCTTTGAATAATATTTTCAAGGCGTTTCTATGGACTCTCATTTCTTTTGGCTTTGGGCTTTTATCCGAAAACATACGCCATAAATGGGACAAGGGATTAACAGGAAAGAATGTTAAATTAGTGTATATTCCTCAGCCTTCATTAAGCTGGGACGGCAAGTTTCTATGTAATCGTGATGACAATGATGCAGAGTTTGATACTAGCATGCAGAAAGCCGTAAAGCGCAGTACAAAATGCGCCTTCGAGCGCATCAACATAGCGAGTTACAGGAAAAATTCTGGTCAGGTCAACGCGCTTTTTGCCATCGACGGAACTATTAGAGAACATGATGTCTTGGACAATGGCCGCATTAGAATGGATTTCATGAAGTTTGCTCGCGGTAAATGCATCACTTTTATCGCTCCTCATGATAGTAACCGAATGCTTTATTGGAATAGCATTGTAATAAAAAGTCGTCTTAACAAAGATAACAAAGATAAGAGCCTACTAATAGGCCACTACTTAGATACTTATCAACATGTTTTGCATGTGATGACCGCATCTGAAATTAGTTATGTTAAATCTAAATCTTATTTACCCCCTCATCTAATTGCTTTGATCAGAGAAGGGAATATCGATAGAAACGTTTAAGCGGTTGCTAAGCATGGATTGCTAATGAATTCTAGTTTCATGCAGAACTTTTAAAGCTTCACTCAATTCCACATACCTATACCTAACTATGAAGCAGTACTTTACAGCGGTAATTATGCTAATGAGGCATTATAACCCCTTCGTAAGTTCTGCCGCCACTCTTATGGCTTGATTCTTGAGGTACCCCTTTCCCTACGTTCATTCGCTTTGCACACTCTTATATCCAAATAGCAACTCTTGTATGATTTTCAGTAGCGACTTGCATAAATATTCACTATCAGTTAATATTTATGCATATCTACAAAATACAAAATTTAGGTGATGTATGACTATAGGTAAAGTCATAGGTTCAAATTGTACTGTGTCATTTCTGAATGAATATGCATATGAAGTGCATATCCATTTTAAACTTCAAAATCAAAGCAGCTCTGAGCAAGTTTTTGTCTTTAAAGAAGAACAAAAGCCCTCATCAGGAGCCGTTGTTGATGTTTTTACCAAAAATGCTGTGTGCCATAAAAGCTTAGTGAAAAAGATCTTCACAAGAAAAGAAGTTCAAGAAGCGACTGATGTTGTAAAGCAATTTCAGGCCTCTCAGGTGGAAGGAACCAAAGTTGCGGTTTTTGATCTTCAAAATCCGATAACCCGTTATTTACCAGCCGGAGAGATTGCTGATTGCGAAAATGTAGTACAAACCTTTTTCACTCAGAAATATCTTTTGGCAGGGCATCCTAAAAAAGTTCATGAGCTATTTCAAAGAGAGCTTAAAGTGGATTATTTGCTTTGTGAAGGGAGCTTAAAAACTGATATTCTTATGCAAGGCGGTTTGGAAGACCATCAAATAACATACTTAAATTCTTCCGAAGGTGCCCTAGGCTTTTGTGGCTTTACGGAATATTTCATGCATGGTCTTAAATTAGGCCACACCATTACAACACCCTCAAAGAACACTCTAGAAGGATCGAAATATTTTAAAGCAATCGGTACAGAAGAAGCTTATAAACCCAGGCAAAGCAGCACGGTATTTTATCCCTTTCAATACAGGGATATGTATTCCGTCACCGGAAAATATGCTAAGTCCCTCGCCGATAGTTTCACTGTTTCTGGCAGATATTATGAATCTACTAAGATATCTATCCTTAACACCGCGTTGAAAGTATGAAGTATTATCTAGCCGAGGCTAATCAAAACACGTTTATTTTGTACGATTTTCTAGATAAACAGAGCGTAGATCAGAAACTCCTTAATGAGGTGCAAAAAGCCCTCCTTTTTGAAAATAGGGATGATGCTTTATTGCTCGTCAATGGTAGTGAAAAAAAGGGCGCCTTCATTGCGCAGATGCTTGTACTAGGACAAGATGGGCAATTAGGGGAGTTTTGCGGTAACGGCGCGCGTGCTTGCGGAGCTTATCTATTTGACAACTATCCCCATGCAAAACAGCATTATCTCATCACTCCATACGGGCTGCATCCCTTGCAAAAGTATGATGAAGATGTCTATTCCATTAACCTGCCTGCGGCATCTTTTGAAATAGATTCGAAGTTTATTGCAGATCCCCAAACTTTTAGGTCTAAATATCCCTGGATCTTTGTGAATATGATTGAGCCCCATTTAACTCTTGAAGGTGAAATGAGCGATCAAGAACTATATAAGCAGGGACGAGAATTGAATACGCAGAGAGATCTATTTCCCCTCGGTATCAATTTAAATGTTTGGCAAATTCAAAGAGATGGAACACTCTTTGTAAAAACTTTTGAGAGGGGAGTGCAACGCCTTACGAGATCGTGCGGGACAGGTTCTTTATCGTGCGCTTCTATTTACAAATCTCAGGGGCATGTAAGAGTTATTACGCCCGGGGGACCTTTAGATATATGCCTGGGTGTATCGGGGATTGAGCTTAAAGGGTCAGGATATTATTCAAAGCAAGAGTAGACTTCTTTCGAAATTCGCTTTGGGTGTGAAAAGAAAAAGGAGGCGTTTACGCCTCCTTTTTTTACTTAAGACCATTAAATAGATCTAACAGATCAATTTTGTCGTTTTTACTGCAGTGCCTTGCGCAATATTTTCTAAAATTATCGATCAATACCTGCTTATTAGGTTGAACATTCATCCATTGTGTGATGATCGCCTTATCCTCCATGTTAAGCGGAGCAAATCCGAAGACAAGCTTACTCATGGCAATATGTCTTTTATATGGCTCAATACAGTTTTTGGGTACATCATATGCTGTAATATCCAACTTGCTAAAGAGGTGGTAATTCACAAAGGATTCCAGAGGTTGACTAAATTGTCCCGTCACCCTTTTCTTTGCATGGTCAGCATATTTTGCATCGCTAGCATTTCCGAGAAGAGCGCCTGTTTTACCGTGTTCCTCCGCAAAAAGATAGACAGCGGGATAATAGATTTGAATGGATTCAATTTCTCCAGTCATCCAATTACCTGTTAAATCAGGAAATTGTGAATGAAATCTATGCATATCCATAGTAGGGGATAGCCTTAAACCTGTTCCGGGATATACTTCGGGGTTAGCAAAGTTTGCCTCAAAGGCATCAATATCCCTTTCATCACCATACCATGGATTTAAATCGATAAGAAATTGTTGTAGTCGTGAGGGATTATAAGGACGATTATCCCCAAATCTTGAAAGAGCCCTGCCACGGCGTAAATCTTGTTCAAAAGCAGTTTCCGTATCGTTCGCTTGCTCAGAATCGATTGCAAGTTCTTGCTCTACTTGGATATCGACGTCGGCTTCCACTTCGCCTGTAACTTCCGATTCTACTTCGACAACCACGACGTTCTGATCATGTTCACTTCCTCTAACTTCGTCCAGGAGATATTTTGCGTTAAGAATGAGATTCTTTTTCTCAAGACGCTTGATGACTTCGCTAAGGAAAGTCTGCTGTACGGGATGAGTTAAGGTTTCTTTCAATTTTTCAAG
The Parachlamydiales bacterium genome window above contains:
- a CDS encoding diphosphate--fructose-6-phosphate 1-phosphotransferase — its product is MSVHSSCSPLQLQRQQYQPKLPSILEHLRQVGGHFKALDGNEADPSILSLFPQTKDQDEIVFSIQSGLPAHTPKRVGVLFSGGQASGGHNVITGLFDALVNLHHESRLFGFLGGPSGLISDQHVEITHDLVQKYRNQGGFDMIGSGRTKIETSAQYEAALYTAEHLKLDAIVIIGGDDSNTNAALLAEFIKSKGRNICVIGVPKTIDGDLKNEHIEISFGFDTASKTFADIIGNIARDALSAKKYYHFIRLMGRSASHIALECALQTHPNYVVIAEEVLEKAKTLQNITDEICDVISRRAAAGKNYGIILLPEGIIEFIPEFRLLINELNTVLAPDKPHALALDAATDKKALLSTLLSDASNQCFKSIPQAIQEQLLMDRDPHGNVQVSKIETEKLFITAVEKELEERKQKGLFQGKFSAQGHFLGYEGRSCYPSNFDSQYCNALGYVAALLIQMRATGYIATVSRLAEAVDEWQCGGIPLVKMMAMEERHGKQKPVIKKALVDLNNAPFKTLAKLRDSWVQEDKYCFPGPIQFAGLPALTEGRTFTLLLESSKNLQ